One window of the Zea mays cultivar B73 chromosome 3, Zm-B73-REFERENCE-NAM-5.0, whole genome shotgun sequence genome contains the following:
- the LOC100272724 gene encoding Cytosolic sulfotransferase 8, with product MMASRQSGNNAQEAASPLASPPHSNIASIIPSLPLETRCPPFPLRRYANFWVPEVILKADLPGIHSCFKPRPTDVFVASFPKSGTTWLKALAFATLKRSTHPPLDGDHPLRRCNPHDCVRFLDANFNQQKDELEALPSPRVLATHLPYSLLPGSITGDRERSGCRIVYVCREPKDALVSAWLFTRKAASALGADARSFTIQEALELFCDGRCMCGPQWEHVLQYWEESVRRPDRVLFLRYEEMLIDPEAHVRKLAKFMGCGFSEEEEEHGVVSAIVELCSLGKMRDMEVNRNGSNMLGVKNESYFRKGVAGDWSNHMTPDMAQRLDKVVEDALQGTGFSFTSKA from the coding sequence ATGATGGCTTCCAGGCAGTCAGGGAACAATGCACAAGAAGCAGCATCACCATTGGCGAGTCCTCCTCACTCCAACATAGCCAGCATCATCCCTTCGCTGCCCCTCGAGACCAGGTGCCCACCGTTCCCTCTCCGCCGGTACGCCAACTTTTGGGTGCCTGAGGTAATATTGAAGGCAGACCTCCCCGGCATTCATTCCTGCTTCAAGCCGAGACCCACCGACGTGTTCGTCGCAAGCTTCCCCAAGTCTGGCACCACTTGGCTCAAGGCCCTTGCCTTCGCGACGCTGAAGCGTTCCACGCATCCGCCATTGGATGGCGACCATCCGCTGCGTCGTTGCAACCCTCATGACTGTGTCAGGTTCCTCGATGCTAATTTCAACCAGCAGAAGGATGAGTTGGAGGCTCTCCCGTCCCCGCGCGTGCTAGCCACGCACCTCCCCTACTCCCTGCTGCCCGGCAGCATCACCGGGGATAGGGAGCGCTCGGGGTGCCGGATCGTGTATGTCTGCCGGGAACCCAAGGACGCGCTGGTCTCTGCCTGGCTGTTCACGAGGAAGGCGGCGTCGGCGCTGGGGGCTGACGCTCGATCGTTCACGATCcaggaagccttggagcttttctgTGATGGTCGCTGTATGTGCGGCCCGCAGTGGGAGCACGTCCTCCAGTACTGGGAGGAGAGCGTGAGGAGGCCTGACAGGGTGTTGTTCCTTCGGTACGAGGAGATGCTGATTGATCCCGAGGCACACGTCAGGAAGCTCGCCAAGTTCATGGGGTGTGGATtttctgaggaggaggaggagcacggggtggtgagcgCCATCGTGGAGCTGTGTAGCCTGGGCAAGATGAGGGACATGGAGGTGAACAGAAATGGAAGCAATATGTTGGGGGTCAAGAACGAAAGCTACTTCAGGAAGGGAGTTGCTGGGGACTGGAGCAACCATATGACGCCGGACATGGCGCAGAGGCTAGACAAGGTCGTAGAGGATGCATTGCAAGGGACTGGATTCAGCTTTACGAGCAAAGCATGA